The following proteins come from a genomic window of Panthera leo isolate Ple1 chromosome E2, P.leo_Ple1_pat1.1, whole genome shotgun sequence:
- the CE2H19orf18 gene encoding uncharacterized protein C19orf18 homolog isoform X7 has translation MDKVQSSFTFLVLFLMEWPPLCLPYEGNGKGDTHNPIKTNGSLTTYAAPLNADTWNAALIPRRPALVQVIVIACIAFSIALICGISISYVIYRLVQAEERQQLAWLYNNVRIPLLGDKDEGSEDESQDESTYLLPENEKELEKFIHSVIRSKRRKHMENRLNKEQSLSRETSLDNSMHSVSLENL, from the exons ATGGACAAGGTTCAGAGTTCTTTCAcctttctagttttgtttttaatggaatggCCACCTTTATGCTTGCCTTATGAAG gtAATGGGAAGGGTGATACACATAACCCTATAAAGACTAATGGGAGTCTAACAACCTATGCAGCACCCCTGAACGCTGATACCTGGAATGCAG caCTGATTCCACGTAGACCTGCTCTTGTTCAAGTAATTGTGATTGCGTGTATAGCCTTCAGCATTGCTCTGATATGTGGAATCAGTATTTCCTATGTGATATA TCGGCTGGTCCAGGCTGAGGAAAGACAGCAACTTGCCTGGCTTTATAACAACGTCAGGATACCATTGCTGGGAGACAAGGACGAGGGCTCTGAGGATGAGAGCCAGGATGAGTCCACCTACCTACTTCCAGAGAACGAGAAGGAGCTGGAAAAGTTCATTCACTCAG TTATTAgatccaaaagaagaaaacatatggaaAACAGACTGAATAAAGAACAGTCGTTATCAAGGGAAACAAGTCTAGATAATTCTATGCACAGTGTGAGCCTGGAGAATCTgtga
- the CE2H19orf18 gene encoding uncharacterized protein C19orf18 homolog isoform X2, whose product MDKVQSSFTFLVLFLMEWPPLCLPYEGYNQSQTSTNITKQESVSSRLRGNNGNGKGDTHNPIKTNGSLTTYAAPLNADTWNAALIPRRPALVQVIVIACIAFSIALICGISISYVIYRLVQAEERQQLAWLYNNVRIPLLGDKDEGSEDESQDESTYLLPENEKELEKFIHSVIRSKRRKHMENRLNKEQSLSRETSLDNSMHSVSLENL is encoded by the exons ATGGACAAGGTTCAGAGTTCTTTCAcctttctagttttgtttttaatggaatggCCACCTTTATGCTTGCCTTATGAAG GCTACAATCAGTCACAAACATCCACAAATATCACTAAGCAGGAAAGTGTTTCCTCAAGACTCAGAG GCAACAATG gtAATGGGAAGGGTGATACACATAACCCTATAAAGACTAATGGGAGTCTAACAACCTATGCAGCACCCCTGAACGCTGATACCTGGAATGCAG caCTGATTCCACGTAGACCTGCTCTTGTTCAAGTAATTGTGATTGCGTGTATAGCCTTCAGCATTGCTCTGATATGTGGAATCAGTATTTCCTATGTGATATA TCGGCTGGTCCAGGCTGAGGAAAGACAGCAACTTGCCTGGCTTTATAACAACGTCAGGATACCATTGCTGGGAGACAAGGACGAGGGCTCTGAGGATGAGAGCCAGGATGAGTCCACCTACCTACTTCCAGAGAACGAGAAGGAGCTGGAAAAGTTCATTCACTCAG TTATTAgatccaaaagaagaaaacatatggaaAACAGACTGAATAAAGAACAGTCGTTATCAAGGGAAACAAGTCTAGATAATTCTATGCACAGTGTGAGCCTGGAGAATCTgtga
- the CE2H19orf18 gene encoding uncharacterized protein C19orf18 homolog isoform X1, whose protein sequence is MDKVQSSFTFLVLFLMEWPPLCLPYEGYNQSQTSTNITKQESVSSRLRALKPPMPTQLPGNNGNGKGDTHNPIKTNGSLTTYAAPLNADTWNAALIPRRPALVQVIVIACIAFSIALICGISISYVIYRLVQAEERQQLAWLYNNVRIPLLGDKDEGSEDESQDESTYLLPENEKELEKFIHSVIRSKRRKHMENRLNKEQSLSRETSLDNSMHSVSLENL, encoded by the exons ATGGACAAGGTTCAGAGTTCTTTCAcctttctagttttgtttttaatggaatggCCACCTTTATGCTTGCCTTATGAAG GCTACAATCAGTCACAAACATCCACAAATATCACTAAGCAGGAAAGTGTTTCCTCAAGACTCAGAG CTCTGAAACCTCCTATGCCCACGCAATTACCAGGCAACAATG gtAATGGGAAGGGTGATACACATAACCCTATAAAGACTAATGGGAGTCTAACAACCTATGCAGCACCCCTGAACGCTGATACCTGGAATGCAG caCTGATTCCACGTAGACCTGCTCTTGTTCAAGTAATTGTGATTGCGTGTATAGCCTTCAGCATTGCTCTGATATGTGGAATCAGTATTTCCTATGTGATATA TCGGCTGGTCCAGGCTGAGGAAAGACAGCAACTTGCCTGGCTTTATAACAACGTCAGGATACCATTGCTGGGAGACAAGGACGAGGGCTCTGAGGATGAGAGCCAGGATGAGTCCACCTACCTACTTCCAGAGAACGAGAAGGAGCTGGAAAAGTTCATTCACTCAG TTATTAgatccaaaagaagaaaacatatggaaAACAGACTGAATAAAGAACAGTCGTTATCAAGGGAAACAAGTCTAGATAATTCTATGCACAGTGTGAGCCTGGAGAATCTgtga
- the CE2H19orf18 gene encoding uncharacterized protein C19orf18 homolog isoform X3: protein MDKVQSSFTFLVLFLMEWPPLCLPYEGYNQSQTSTNITKQESVSSRLRGNGKGDTHNPIKTNGSLTTYAAPLNADTWNAALIPRRPALVQVIVIACIAFSIALICGISISYVIYRLVQAEERQQLAWLYNNVRIPLLGDKDEGSEDESQDESTYLLPENEKELEKFIHSVIRSKRRKHMENRLNKEQSLSRETSLDNSMHSVSLENL, encoded by the exons ATGGACAAGGTTCAGAGTTCTTTCAcctttctagttttgtttttaatggaatggCCACCTTTATGCTTGCCTTATGAAG GCTACAATCAGTCACAAACATCCACAAATATCACTAAGCAGGAAAGTGTTTCCTCAAGACTCAGAG gtAATGGGAAGGGTGATACACATAACCCTATAAAGACTAATGGGAGTCTAACAACCTATGCAGCACCCCTGAACGCTGATACCTGGAATGCAG caCTGATTCCACGTAGACCTGCTCTTGTTCAAGTAATTGTGATTGCGTGTATAGCCTTCAGCATTGCTCTGATATGTGGAATCAGTATTTCCTATGTGATATA TCGGCTGGTCCAGGCTGAGGAAAGACAGCAACTTGCCTGGCTTTATAACAACGTCAGGATACCATTGCTGGGAGACAAGGACGAGGGCTCTGAGGATGAGAGCCAGGATGAGTCCACCTACCTACTTCCAGAGAACGAGAAGGAGCTGGAAAAGTTCATTCACTCAG TTATTAgatccaaaagaagaaaacatatggaaAACAGACTGAATAAAGAACAGTCGTTATCAAGGGAAACAAGTCTAGATAATTCTATGCACAGTGTGAGCCTGGAGAATCTgtga
- the CE2H19orf18 gene encoding uncharacterized protein C19orf18 homolog isoform X6, with the protein MDKVQSSFTFLVLFLMEWPPLCLPYEGYNQSQTSTNITKQESVSSRLRAPLNADTWNAALIPRRPALVQVIVIACIAFSIALICGISISYVIYRLVQAEERQQLAWLYNNVRIPLLGDKDEGSEDESQDESTYLLPENEKELEKFIHSVIRSKRRKHMENRLNKEQSLSRETSLDNSMHSVSLENL; encoded by the exons ATGGACAAGGTTCAGAGTTCTTTCAcctttctagttttgtttttaatggaatggCCACCTTTATGCTTGCCTTATGAAG GCTACAATCAGTCACAAACATCCACAAATATCACTAAGCAGGAAAGTGTTTCCTCAAGACTCAGAG CACCCCTGAACGCTGATACCTGGAATGCAG caCTGATTCCACGTAGACCTGCTCTTGTTCAAGTAATTGTGATTGCGTGTATAGCCTTCAGCATTGCTCTGATATGTGGAATCAGTATTTCCTATGTGATATA TCGGCTGGTCCAGGCTGAGGAAAGACAGCAACTTGCCTGGCTTTATAACAACGTCAGGATACCATTGCTGGGAGACAAGGACGAGGGCTCTGAGGATGAGAGCCAGGATGAGTCCACCTACCTACTTCCAGAGAACGAGAAGGAGCTGGAAAAGTTCATTCACTCAG TTATTAgatccaaaagaagaaaacatatggaaAACAGACTGAATAAAGAACAGTCGTTATCAAGGGAAACAAGTCTAGATAATTCTATGCACAGTGTGAGCCTGGAGAATCTgtga
- the CE2H19orf18 gene encoding uncharacterized protein C19orf18 homolog isoform X4 — MKFSFQGYNQSQTSTNITKQESVSSRLRALKPPMPTQLPGNNGNGKGDTHNPIKTNGSLTTYAAPLNADTWNAALIPRRPALVQVIVIACIAFSIALICGISISYVIYRLVQAEERQQLAWLYNNVRIPLLGDKDEGSEDESQDESTYLLPENEKELEKFIHSVIRSKRRKHMENRLNKEQSLSRETSLDNSMHSVSLENL, encoded by the exons ATGAAG TTTTCTTTTCAAGGCTACAATCAGTCACAAACATCCACAAATATCACTAAGCAGGAAAGTGTTTCCTCAAGACTCAGAG CTCTGAAACCTCCTATGCCCACGCAATTACCAGGCAACAATG gtAATGGGAAGGGTGATACACATAACCCTATAAAGACTAATGGGAGTCTAACAACCTATGCAGCACCCCTGAACGCTGATACCTGGAATGCAG caCTGATTCCACGTAGACCTGCTCTTGTTCAAGTAATTGTGATTGCGTGTATAGCCTTCAGCATTGCTCTGATATGTGGAATCAGTATTTCCTATGTGATATA TCGGCTGGTCCAGGCTGAGGAAAGACAGCAACTTGCCTGGCTTTATAACAACGTCAGGATACCATTGCTGGGAGACAAGGACGAGGGCTCTGAGGATGAGAGCCAGGATGAGTCCACCTACCTACTTCCAGAGAACGAGAAGGAGCTGGAAAAGTTCATTCACTCAG TTATTAgatccaaaagaagaaaacatatggaaAACAGACTGAATAAAGAACAGTCGTTATCAAGGGAAACAAGTCTAGATAATTCTATGCACAGTGTGAGCCTGGAGAATCTgtga
- the CE2H19orf18 gene encoding uncharacterized protein C19orf18 homolog isoform X5, whose protein sequence is MKFSFQGYNQSQTSTNITKQESVSSRLRGNNGNGKGDTHNPIKTNGSLTTYAAPLNADTWNAALIPRRPALVQVIVIACIAFSIALICGISISYVIYRLVQAEERQQLAWLYNNVRIPLLGDKDEGSEDESQDESTYLLPENEKELEKFIHSVIRSKRRKHMENRLNKEQSLSRETSLDNSMHSVSLENL, encoded by the exons ATGAAG TTTTCTTTTCAAGGCTACAATCAGTCACAAACATCCACAAATATCACTAAGCAGGAAAGTGTTTCCTCAAGACTCAGAG GCAACAATG gtAATGGGAAGGGTGATACACATAACCCTATAAAGACTAATGGGAGTCTAACAACCTATGCAGCACCCCTGAACGCTGATACCTGGAATGCAG caCTGATTCCACGTAGACCTGCTCTTGTTCAAGTAATTGTGATTGCGTGTATAGCCTTCAGCATTGCTCTGATATGTGGAATCAGTATTTCCTATGTGATATA TCGGCTGGTCCAGGCTGAGGAAAGACAGCAACTTGCCTGGCTTTATAACAACGTCAGGATACCATTGCTGGGAGACAAGGACGAGGGCTCTGAGGATGAGAGCCAGGATGAGTCCACCTACCTACTTCCAGAGAACGAGAAGGAGCTGGAAAAGTTCATTCACTCAG TTATTAgatccaaaagaagaaaacatatggaaAACAGACTGAATAAAGAACAGTCGTTATCAAGGGAAACAAGTCTAGATAATTCTATGCACAGTGTGAGCCTGGAGAATCTgtga